One region of Candidatus Peribacteraceae bacterium genomic DNA includes:
- a CDS encoding DUF5665 domain-containing protein, which produces MVKKGAASAEERLVRALEQLNRAVADMPAKYGYVFDRKKSLAHSFLQGAARGLGFVAAIAILVPLIIAFLQSFDWGPIIGSFVKDIVEQMEQLQSAPR; this is translated from the coding sequence ATGGTGAAGAAGGGGGCAGCGTCGGCGGAGGAGAGGCTGGTGCGGGCGTTGGAGCAATTGAACCGTGCCGTGGCGGACATGCCCGCGAAGTACGGCTATGTGTTTGATCGCAAGAAGTCCCTGGCGCACTCGTTCTTGCAGGGGGCGGCGCGCGGGCTGGGGTTTGTGGCGGCTATCGCCATTCTGGTGCCCCTCATCATCGCGTTCCTGCAGAGCTTCGACTGGGGCCCCATCATCGGGAGTTTCGTGAAAGACATTGTGGAGCAGATGGAACAGCTGCAGAGCGCCCCTCGCTGA
- a CDS encoding S1 RNA-binding domain-containing protein, translated as MANVPVEQKSMMDELLKESPPILRVQPGELVEGTVVFRGKNKLLLDLQGVATGIVSGRELRDSFNTFKELRVGDSVSALVLEEENDEGMVVMSLRMASQQKAWERFHKLVEGDTTMKFTAQEANKGGLLANIDGIRTFLPVSQLAPVHYPRVNNADASEIINRLQKYVGHTFTVKIITMDEEAGKIVVSEREAMAEERAKALEQLKPGDVREGAVSGIVKFGLFVAFEGLEGLVHISEIAWGHVKNPAEYAQVGDKVTVKVIGVDGEKLSLSIKQLTKDPWEEIAERYPVGKKVTGSVVRFADYGAFLKLEKDINGLVHLSELAHHKVTDPAEVLTIGQKVDAQVINIDVDERRIGLSIKALKPIDKETMERIMREREEEERKKEEEAAVAKDAKSADQQQQTPALPADGTEGGGKEASTGAKESSSVSGFVASKTGKKYYAADSAAGKKIKEENRVEFKSAAEAEAAGYSA; from the coding sequence ATGGCAAACGTGCCCGTCGAACAGAAATCCATGATGGATGAACTCCTCAAGGAATCCCCTCCCATCCTGCGCGTGCAGCCCGGGGAATTGGTGGAAGGTACCGTGGTGTTCCGCGGCAAGAATAAGCTCCTCCTGGACCTGCAGGGCGTGGCCACGGGCATCGTGAGCGGACGCGAACTGCGCGATTCCTTCAATACCTTCAAGGAACTCAGGGTCGGTGATTCCGTCTCCGCGTTGGTGTTGGAAGAGGAGAACGACGAAGGGATGGTGGTGATGAGCCTCCGCATGGCCAGCCAGCAGAAGGCTTGGGAACGCTTCCATAAGCTGGTGGAAGGAGATACGACCATGAAGTTCACGGCACAGGAAGCCAACAAGGGCGGCCTCCTTGCCAATATCGACGGCATCCGCACCTTTTTGCCGGTGAGCCAGCTCGCCCCCGTGCACTACCCCCGCGTGAACAACGCGGACGCTTCCGAAATCATCAACCGCCTGCAGAAGTACGTGGGCCACACCTTCACGGTGAAGATCATCACCATGGACGAGGAGGCCGGGAAGATCGTGGTTTCCGAGCGGGAAGCCATGGCGGAGGAGCGCGCCAAAGCCCTGGAGCAGCTCAAGCCGGGCGATGTGCGCGAGGGTGCCGTGAGCGGCATCGTCAAGTTCGGGCTCTTCGTGGCCTTCGAAGGGCTGGAGGGGCTGGTCCACATCTCCGAGATCGCCTGGGGCCACGTGAAGAACCCCGCCGAGTACGCCCAGGTGGGCGACAAGGTGACCGTGAAGGTGATCGGCGTGGACGGGGAGAAGCTCTCGCTCAGCATCAAACAGCTCACCAAGGATCCGTGGGAGGAGATCGCCGAGCGCTACCCCGTGGGCAAGAAGGTGACGGGATCCGTCGTCCGCTTCGCGGATTACGGCGCGTTCCTCAAACTGGAGAAGGATATCAACGGCCTGGTGCACCTGAGCGAATTGGCGCATCACAAAGTGACCGATCCCGCCGAGGTGCTTACCATCGGACAGAAAGTGGATGCCCAGGTGATCAACATCGACGTGGACGAGCGCCGCATCGGCCTCTCCATCAAGGCCCTCAAGCCGATTGATAAGGAGACCATGGAGCGCATCATGCGCGAGCGCGAGGAGGAAGAGCGCAAGAAGGAAGAAGAGGCCGCAGTGGCCAAGGACGCCAAATCAGCGGACCAACAGCAGCAGACACCTGCCCTGCCAGCTGACGGCACCGAAGGTGGCGGGAAGGAAGCGAGCACCGGCGCGAAGGAATCCTCCTCCGTCAGCGGCTTCGTTGCATCCAAGACCGGCAAGAAGTACTACGCCGCCGATTCCGCAGCGGGGAAGAAGATCAAGGAGGAGAATAGGGTGGAGTTCAAGAGTGCCGCGGAGGCCGAGGCAGCCGGGTATAGCGCCTGA
- a CDS encoding PrgI family protein: MAIDPVKIPQNVYIEDRIVGPLTLKQVLIIALGGGFSYMLYALVAKAAGGQMGLVPTVLVWIPAAVSVVFALVKVNDLSLLRIVLLSIEKMNKPPERVWTPRRGLTIHIRTGGALEAEKAEKRKENILAGNAPVQKTENRIRELSSMLDHPLSLPPEEGLPPPEAAPAEHQAPSRPVDRKSVQVDDLPGAEPPEDLSAYKGVFRDISPQP, encoded by the coding sequence ATGGCCATCGATCCCGTCAAAATACCGCAGAACGTGTACATCGAGGACCGCATCGTGGGCCCGCTGACCCTGAAGCAGGTGCTGATCATCGCGCTCGGGGGAGGCTTCAGCTACATGCTGTACGCATTGGTCGCCAAGGCCGCGGGGGGACAGATGGGGTTGGTCCCCACGGTCCTCGTGTGGATCCCGGCCGCCGTCTCGGTGGTTTTCGCCCTGGTGAAAGTGAATGATTTGAGCCTGCTCCGCATCGTGTTGCTCTCCATTGAGAAGATGAACAAGCCCCCGGAGCGCGTGTGGACGCCCCGAAGGGGCCTCACCATCCACATCCGCACGGGAGGCGCCCTGGAAGCGGAGAAGGCGGAGAAACGGAAGGAAAACATCCTGGCGGGGAATGCCCCCGTCCAGAAGACGGAGAACCGCATCCGGGAGTTGAGTTCCATGCTCGACCATCCCCTCTCCCTGCCCCCGGAGGAAGGCCTGCCCCCGCCGGAGGCGGCACCGGCCGAACACCAGGCGCCGAGCCGTCCGGTGGACCGCAAGAGCGTGCAGGTGGATGACCTTCCCGGCGCGGAACCGCCGGAGGACCTCTCCGCCTATAAGGGCGTCTTCCGCGACATCTCCCCCCAACCCTGA
- a CDS encoding HIT domain-containing protein — protein MNEERTIFHQIRDKEIPADIVYEDDDVLAFKDIHPKAATHLLFIPKHFVASIADVTPETAHLPGMLILKAQKFAKEQGIAGYKLTFHVGKGGGQEVMYLHLHLLSGERLKE, from the coding sequence ATGAACGAAGAGCGAACGATTTTTCATCAGATCAGGGACAAGGAGATACCCGCGGACATCGTCTACGAAGATGACGACGTCCTGGCGTTCAAGGACATCCACCCCAAGGCCGCCACGCACCTCCTCTTCATCCCCAAGCACTTCGTGGCGTCCATTGCGGATGTGACGCCCGAGACGGCGCACCTCCCCGGCATGCTGATCCTCAAGGCGCAAAAATTCGCCAAAGAGCAGGGGATTGCGGGCTACAAGCTCACCTTTCACGTGGGGAAGGGAGGGGGGCAGGAGGTGATGTACCTGCATTTGCACCTCTTAAGCGGTGAGAGGTTGAAGGAGTAG
- a CDS encoding ATP-dependent Clp protease ATP-binding subunit, translated as MHPFDRFTPNAKLALQIAEQEAKSLKSPYIGTEHLLLGLLSIPKSLGFSIFTGAGVTQENVRILLKALKSTNIEGQHVKHGLSTFLHTVIEQSVVTAHKFRHANVGTEHLLHALVSTGKNAATLILENMQVDPEDLRLRVEEMFGQINQFKQQNRNLEQSLEAFFHGLQGAIVGMQPQMADPEGLRRRKGDPKSKTPVLDYFTDDLVARTKEGKIDPIIGRDEEIERMIRILNRKTKNNPVLIGEPGVGKTAIVEGLAQRIAKGNVPDLLRGKRLLVLNMGSLVAGTKYRGEFEQRFDDIIKEATKSENDIILFIDEMHTVVGAGSAEGSLDAANILKPALSRGTLRVIGATTIDEYRTVEKDRALERRFQSILVQEPRVPDAIQILQGLRKSFEDFHRLEIMPEAIEAAVHLSKRYITERYLPDKAIDVLDEAAAGKSLQASETNPEIRKTEEKLEHLLKKQQDAVRDQKYHQALKLKQEQQNLREALEKMKGSLDGDRRSPVVISEDDIAQVIGRMTGIPVTKLLKSEAKRLTNMELVLKKHIVGQDEALRKVARAIRRSRVGISDQRRPIGSFLFLGPTGVGKTELVRAIAAEMFNREDALIKIDMSEFMERHNVSRLIGATAGYVGYEEGGQLTEAVRRKPYSVVLFDEVEKAHPEFFNVLLQILEDGVLTDGQGKQVDFTNTIIVMTSNIGADKLTKQAAKIGFQLADEARGEEAAYEEKSQEVIQELKDNLRPEFLNRVDHIIVFNALNQQHIRKIVRMHLQKLTDRLKEQGYILDIDPKAINLLAEEGFDPEYGARPVRRTVQERIESEIAEHILRGIFRKGDTIHVIRKDKDNLEFLHGDGKAPAPLEQEEEVAAG; from the coding sequence ATGCACCCGTTCGACCGCTTCACGCCCAACGCCAAGCTTGCATTGCAGATCGCGGAGCAGGAAGCCAAGAGCCTCAAAAGCCCGTACATCGGGACCGAACATCTTCTGCTCGGCCTCCTCTCCATACCCAAGTCGCTCGGCTTCTCGATCTTCACGGGAGCCGGCGTGACGCAGGAGAACGTACGCATCCTCCTCAAGGCGCTCAAGTCCACCAATATCGAAGGCCAGCACGTGAAGCACGGCCTCTCCACCTTCCTCCACACGGTGATCGAGCAGAGCGTGGTGACCGCGCACAAGTTCCGCCACGCCAACGTGGGTACGGAGCACCTGCTCCACGCCCTGGTTTCCACGGGCAAGAACGCCGCCACGCTCATCCTGGAGAACATGCAGGTGGATCCGGAAGACCTGCGCCTGCGCGTGGAGGAGATGTTCGGCCAGATCAACCAGTTCAAGCAGCAGAACCGCAACTTGGAGCAGTCGCTGGAGGCGTTCTTCCACGGCCTGCAGGGCGCCATCGTGGGCATGCAGCCGCAGATGGCGGACCCCGAGGGGCTGCGGCGGCGCAAGGGGGACCCCAAGAGCAAGACGCCCGTGTTGGACTACTTCACCGATGACCTGGTGGCGCGCACCAAGGAGGGCAAGATCGACCCCATCATCGGCCGCGACGAGGAGATCGAGCGCATGATCCGCATCCTCAACCGCAAGACGAAGAACAACCCCGTGCTCATCGGCGAGCCGGGCGTGGGGAAGACGGCCATCGTGGAGGGGCTTGCCCAACGCATCGCCAAGGGCAATGTCCCCGACCTGCTGCGCGGCAAGCGATTGCTGGTGCTCAACATGGGCTCGCTCGTGGCGGGCACCAAGTACCGCGGGGAATTCGAGCAGCGCTTCGACGACATCATCAAGGAGGCCACCAAGAGCGAGAACGACATCATCCTCTTCATAGATGAGATGCACACGGTGGTGGGGGCGGGCTCGGCGGAAGGCTCGCTCGACGCGGCCAACATCCTCAAGCCCGCGCTCAGCCGCGGGACGCTGCGCGTGATCGGCGCCACCACGATCGACGAGTACCGCACGGTGGAGAAGGACCGCGCCCTGGAGCGCCGCTTCCAGAGCATTTTGGTGCAAGAGCCGCGCGTACCGGACGCCATCCAGATCCTCCAGGGGCTCCGGAAGAGCTTCGAGGACTTCCACAGGCTGGAAATCATGCCGGAGGCCATCGAGGCCGCCGTACACCTGAGCAAGCGCTACATCACGGAACGCTACCTGCCGGACAAGGCGATCGACGTGCTGGACGAGGCCGCCGCGGGCAAGAGCCTGCAGGCGTCGGAGACGAACCCGGAAATCCGCAAGACGGAGGAGAAACTGGAGCACCTGCTCAAGAAGCAGCAGGATGCCGTCCGCGACCAGAAGTACCACCAGGCGCTCAAGCTCAAGCAGGAGCAGCAGAACCTGCGGGAGGCGTTGGAGAAGATGAAGGGCAGTTTGGACGGGGACCGCAGGTCGCCCGTGGTGATCTCCGAGGATGACATAGCGCAGGTGATCGGCCGCATGACGGGCATCCCCGTCACCAAGCTCCTCAAGAGCGAGGCCAAGCGCCTCACGAACATGGAACTGGTGCTCAAGAAGCACATCGTGGGGCAGGACGAAGCCCTCAGGAAGGTGGCGCGGGCCATCCGGCGCAGCCGCGTGGGCATTTCCGACCAGCGCAGACCCATCGGCTCCTTCCTCTTCCTGGGCCCCACGGGCGTGGGGAAGACCGAGCTCGTGCGCGCCATCGCCGCGGAGATGTTCAACCGGGAGGACGCGCTCATCAAGATCGACATGTCGGAGTTCATGGAGCGCCATAACGTCTCCCGCCTCATCGGCGCCACCGCGGGGTACGTGGGATACGAGGAGGGCGGACAGCTGACGGAAGCCGTGCGGCGCAAGCCCTACTCCGTGGTCCTCTTCGACGAGGTGGAGAAAGCCCACCCCGAGTTCTTCAACGTCCTGCTCCAGATTTTGGAGGACGGCGTACTCACGGACGGCCAGGGCAAGCAAGTGGACTTCACCAACACCATCATCGTGATGACCTCCAACATCGGCGCCGATAAGCTCACGAAGCAGGCGGCCAAGATCGGGTTCCAGCTGGCGGACGAGGCGCGCGGGGAAGAAGCCGCCTACGAGGAGAAGTCCCAGGAAGTGATCCAGGAGCTCAAGGACAACCTGCGGCCGGAATTCCTCAACCGCGTGGACCATATCATCGTCTTCAACGCCTTAAACCAACAGCACATCCGCAAGATCGTGCGGATGCACCTGCAGAAGCTCACGGACCGCCTCAAAGAGCAGGGCTACATCCTGGATATCGACCCCAAGGCCATCAACCTCCTTGCCGAGGAAGGCTTTGATCCCGAATACGGCGCGCGGCCGGTGCGGAGGACCGTGCAGGAGCGGATCGAGAGCGAAATCGCCGAACACATCCTGCGGGGCATCTTCCGCAAGGGCGATACCATCCACGTGATCCGCAAGGACAAGGACAACCTCGAGTTCCTCCATGGGGACGGCAAAGCGCCGGCACCCCTGGAGCAGGAGGAAGAAGTCGCCGCTGGTTGA
- a CDS encoding TraC family protein — protein MPVPGFSSAKDTVRQRKKGTLSSTQRFLPIAEIHHDTVVLKNGGLRAVLGVEALNFNLKSETEQQGIIAGYQSFMNTLNFPLQIVVRSSKMNIDPYLVHLRALAHDQQNELLRKQTLGYADFIEKLVDVADIMQKRFLVVIPVDVNPRQKTLIEQFFGWMSPDDSTANIAQRHRDFAGAQTTLKDRVNLVETGLQNIGLLSRRLTTKELIELYYEIYNPKTNQEQKLPSEGQMKVDKTVL, from the coding sequence ATGCCCGTTCCCGGATTCTCCTCGGCCAAAGACACCGTCCGCCAGCGCAAGAAGGGCACGCTGAGTTCCACGCAGCGCTTCCTTCCCATTGCGGAGATCCACCACGACACCGTGGTGCTCAAGAACGGCGGGTTGCGCGCCGTGCTGGGCGTGGAAGCGCTCAACTTCAACCTGAAGAGCGAAACGGAGCAGCAGGGCATCATTGCGGGGTACCAATCCTTCATGAACACGCTCAACTTCCCGCTCCAGATCGTGGTGCGGTCGTCCAAGATGAACATTGACCCGTACCTGGTGCACCTCCGCGCGCTCGCGCATGACCAGCAGAATGAGCTCCTGCGGAAGCAGACCTTGGGGTACGCGGACTTCATCGAGAAGCTGGTGGACGTTGCGGACATCATGCAGAAGCGGTTCCTGGTGGTGATCCCCGTGGACGTGAACCCCCGCCAGAAGACCCTCATTGAACAGTTCTTCGGCTGGATGAGCCCGGATGACTCCACCGCGAACATCGCCCAGCGCCACCGGGACTTCGCGGGGGCCCAGACCACGCTCAAGGACCGCGTAAACCTTGTGGAAACCGGCCTGCAGAACATCGGCCTGCTCTCCCGCCGACTCACCACCAAGGAGCTGATCGAACTCTACTACGAGATCTACAACCCCAAGACCAACCAGGAGCAAAAACTGCCGTCCGAGGGGCAGATGAAAGTAGACAAGACTGTGTTGTGA